GGTATGGATGTATATATTTTGTTGCAGTAGGAGGCGCAGGAGCCCTTTTATCTCGATGTATAAAAAAATCAGAAGTTATTGCTTACGAAGACCTTGGTCCAGAAGCAATCCATCTTTTGGAAGTTGAAAATTTTCCTGTTATCGTCGTAAATGATATGAAAGGAAAAGATCTCTATAAAGAAGGTACAGAGAAGTTTGCTAGGAGATAAAATTTATGAGATATAAATGGCAATTGGGTGGAATATCCTGGGTATTACACAGAATCACTGGTATAGGGATCACCCTTTTTCTATTGATCCACATACTAGAGGTAAGTAGTCTATTAAAAGGCTCAGAAGCCTTTAATCAGGCAATGGAGTTTATCCAACAACCAATTTTTGTGCTTGGTGAGATAGCATTATTGGGAGCAATTATATATCATTCTTTGAATGGCATCAGGATCCTCATCATAGATTTTGGAAAAGGTTCGCTTTACCAAAAGAAGCTTTTTTGGGCCTTTATGGTAGCAGCAATTATTCTTTTTATCATTGGGACTCTCCCTGTTTTACACTTATTAACAGAATCGTTTCCTGGAAGATTATCTTCTTGATGGAGTGTTAATATATGGATTCAATATACAGAAGATCGAATGAGCAGGGTTCTTTTGAATGGATTTCTCAATGGATATCAGGGATTATACTGTTAGTACTGGTTTTTGTCCATTT
This window of the Nitrospinota bacterium genome carries:
- the sdhC gene encoding succinate dehydrogenase, cytochrome b556 subunit, which codes for MRYKWQLGGISWVLHRITGIGITLFLLIHILEVSSLLKGSEAFNQAMEFIQQPIFVLGEIALLGAIIYHSLNGIRILIIDFGKGSLYQKKLFWAFMVAAIILFIIGTLPVLHLLTESFPGRLSS